ACATTACTATTTTTTGAATCGCTCTCAAGATGTGTTTAAATTTGTGGGAGTCATCATGGCTTCTCCCTTATTGACTACGACTCTTGCCACAACCGTTCTCTGTCTGAATGGTATTGCTTCTTGGAAAGAGTATGGAGAAAGTTGGTGGTCTTGGTGGACATCAATCGTAATCAGTATGCTTCTCGTGACACCAGCACTGTTGACTTGGAGCAAGCGTTCTAGATTATTGAGACAACCTAGAAGATTATGGATTATCGAGTTTACTCTTTTACTATTCCTAACGGCTGTCATTACTCAAGTGGCATTTGGCGGAGAATACTCAGTGGAGTATATGCTGATTCCCCTATTGGCGTGGTCAGCATTTCGCTTTCAACACAGGGAAGTTACCCTGTTGATAGTGATTATGTCGGGAATCGCAATTTGGGGAACCGCTCAAGGTTTTGGGTCATTTGTCCGACCATCAGCTAATGAATCTTTAGTGCTACTACAATCTTTTGTAGGAGTCATTGCGTTATCAACCTTGCTATTGTCTGCGGTTATTCACGAAAACAGACAAGCAGCATTGGAACTTCAACAAGCAAATGAAGAATTAGAGCAACGAGTTGACGAACGCACTCTGGAATTAAAAAATGCCCTCCAAGAACTTCAACAAACGCAATTCCAGATGATTCAAAGTGAAAAAATGTCTAGTCTGGGTCAATTGGTTGCAGGTGTCGCCCATGAAATCAACAACCCAGTCAATTTTATTCACGGCAATATTAGCCACCTCAATGAATACACTCAAGATTTGTTGCGGATGCTGCAACTTTACCAGCAACGCCATCTGAGCAATGACCCAGAAATTCAAGCTCTAGCAGAGGAAATCGATTTAGAGTTTCTAATTTCTGATTTGCAGAAGATGTTGGCTTCTATGAAAATGGGAACTGACAGGATTCGTAGCATTGTGCTATCATTACGAAACTTTTCCCGCATGGATGAAGCGGAGTTCAAAGCGGTGGACATTCATGAGGGAATTGAAAGTACGTTGTTGATTTTACAACACCGTTTAAAGGACAAACCGGAATGTCCGGCAATTGAAGTGACTAGAGACTATGGTAGCTTACC
This genomic interval from Scytonema hofmannii PCC 7110 contains the following:
- a CDS encoding MASE1 domain-containing protein, whose product is MKTRLPFALDWTVFLTILALPVIHFCVSKVALSLAFKNGVTVVWPTAGIYLAAVLVLGYRIWPAILFSELLINSSLIYQNIVVSVSISIIDLLDPLLVTFGIHYFIRHYYFLNRSQDVFKFVGVIMASPLLTTTLATTVLCLNGIASWKEYGESWWSWWTSIVISMLLVTPALLTWSKRSRLLRQPRRLWIIEFTLLLFLTAVITQVAFGGEYSVEYMLIPLLAWSAFRFQHREVTLLIVIMSGIAIWGTAQGFGSFVRPSANESLVLLQSFVGVIALSTLLLSAVIHENRQAALELQQANEELEQRVDERTLELKNALQELQQTQFQMIQSEKMSSLGQLVAGVAHEINNPVNFIHGNISHLNEYTQDLLRMLQLYQQRHLSNDPEIQALAEEIDLEFLISDLQKMLASMKMGTDRIRSIVLSLRNFSRMDEAEFKAVDIHEGIESTLLILQHRLKDKPECPAIEVTRDYGSLPQVECYPGQLNQVLMNILVNAIDALDEVNAKRTYQQIEENPSQITIRTAVKDVQWIEIAVADNGPGMTQQVKNRIFDPFFTTKPVGKGTGMGMAISYQIITEKHGGKLECLSTLGKGTEFIIQLPIRPLLCNTLARSRDRTF